The Desulfovibrio piger DNA segment GACTGGCCGGGCAGCAGGTCGATGCAGGTACAGCCGGGAGCCACGCGGGCCAGTTCGGCCTTGAAGGCTTCCGTATCCTGGGCCAGCACCGGGAAGGTGCCCCAGTGCATGGGGATGACCTGTTTGCAGCCCAGCAGCTTGCAGGCCAGGGCCGCCTGGCGGGCATCCATGGTGAAGACGCCGCCCATGGGCAGCAGGGCCACGTCGATGGGGTAGAGGCGGCCCCACAGTTCCATGCCCGCGAAGATGCAGGTATCGCCCGCATGGTAGATGTGCTTGCCGTCAGGCGTGCGGATGATGTAGCCCGCCGGGGAGCCCGACTCGCTGGAGTGATACGCCTGGGTCATGGTGAATTCGAAGCCCGCGTGGGCCACGGTACCGCCCATGTTGAAGCCGATGTAGTTGAGCAGCTGGGCCGAGGGCACACCGGCGGCCTCCAGCTTCTGGGCCGTGCCCACGATGGCGCCCAGCATGGCGCCGGTGTTCTTGCAGATGGCCACGGCATCGCCCACATGGTCGGCATGGTCATGGGTGACCAGCACCACGTCCACCGGGCCGATGGTCTCGGCCGTGGTACCGGAAGCGGGCGTCAGGAAGGGGTCCACGACGACATGCTTGTCATCACAACTGATATTGAAGGCCGAATGGCCGTACCAGAGGATCTGGCTCATGATCGTTCTCCTTGTTGGGGGGCGCCCCAAAACGGGGAAAGAAAGTATAGCGCAAGACTAGGAGACTGTCACGAAAAGAAGCAGGCCTGCCGTGATGCCGGGCGGCGTCGCGCCCGGAAGAGAGGCACGGACCATTTGCGGGACTGAGGCGGTGCGCCCCGAAGCTGGCAGGGGCAGGGCTTGACAGCGGCACGCCCTTTGCCTAGAAAGACACATGTGCGCCCGTAGCTCAGTCGGATAGAGCGTTGGCCTCCGGAGCCAAAGGCCGTGCGTTCGAATCGCGCCGGGCGCGCCACAGATTTCAAGCCCTCACGAGGAAAGCCTCGCGGGGGCTTTTTTTGTGCCTGTGGTCTGCCTCTCAGGCCGGACAGGGGACACTCACAAGCAGCGCCGCAGGCCGACAAAAAACGGGGCATCCGCCAAGCGGATGCCCCGTTCCGTTTTCAGGCGGGCAGTCGGTCAGCCCGGCGCGGAGGCGGCCGTTGGCCGCGGCTAGCCCTGCCGGGTGTTGAACAGCACGTCGAGATCCTCGATGCGGAATTGCAGCGGTTCCCGGCCATTGGGCAGCAGGAAGGAGGCTCTCGCGTTGATGCCGGAGGAGGCACGGGGGCCCATCTCCGCATCGATCTTCTGGAAGCAGAATTCGATATTGACGTGGTACGAGCCGTCAGAGTGCCGGATGATCTCGATGGACAGGCTGTTGGCGAGGGGCCGGGACTGGAGGGCAGCGATGCGCATGGTCTCGTTGGCGGTGGCCGGGTCGGCCATGAGGAGCATCAGGATATCGGCGCCGCTGGCCTGATGCAGCGGGCTGCAGATGCGTCCGGCCTCTTCGGCGGAGGGGAACATGGCGATGAGGGCGTCCAGCTCCCGTTCCATCTGTTGCGGCTCATGGGTAAATCTCCCGCCGCCGAACTTGTGCCCGTTGATGGTGATGCCGTTCCGGGCGAAGTCCTTGAGGAACTGGTCCGAGAAGTAGTTGCACTTGCGGATGAGTTCGGGAGAAGCCAGATCCTCTCTGGACAGAGTGACGGCCCCGTTGCCCGGAGGGGAGGACAGGACGGTGGCATTGAGCCCGTCCTGCATCTTTTGCCGGGCGGCGGCCATGTCGAAGGTCTGGCCTTCGGGCGGGGTCAGGCCCAGGCCCTGGGGCACGAAACGGCGCGCTTCGGCCATGCGCATCTGGCCGAGACCGGGCGCGTGGTCGAGAAGGGCATCGAACTCGTTGCTTTCCGCAGCCTGGACCAGAGTGTCCAGGACGTTCATGAGCAGGAGTTCGTTGCGGGAACGCAGGCCCGCGTCGGCCTCCTGGGCAAGCTCACGGCGCAGGACATGCAGGGGGGAGCCGCCGCCCAGGGCACTGCGGGCCGCGTGGTGGGCACCATTACGGGCATTGATGCGGGCGGCCAGCTCCGGCGGGAGGGGCTGCTTTTCCTGTACGAGCTGCTGGAAGAGCTCATGTTCGTCCTTGCTCAGGGGCTCCAGATTGCCGAGACCCAGCATCCTGCATGCGGCGCGTGCCGTCAGGATGCGGACCAGACCGGCTTCCGGCCCGCCCTCGATGCCGGGACGCAGCATGCCGTCCGGCTGTGTGATGGCGGCGTGCATGGTCCGGGCATAG contains these protein-coding regions:
- a CDS encoding metal-dependent hydrolase; the encoded protein is MMSQILWYGHSAFNISCDDKHVVVDPFLTPASGTTAETIGPVDVVLVTHDHADHVGDAVAICKNTGAMLGAIVGTAQKLEAAGVPSAQLLNYIGFNMGGTVAHAGFEFTMTQAYHSSESGSPAGYIIRTPDGKHIYHAGDTCIFAGMELWGRLYPIDVALLPMGGVFTMDARQAALACKLLGCKQVIPMHWGTFPVLAQDTEAFKAELARVAPGCTCIDLLPGQSVQI